In a single window of the Desulfobacterales bacterium genome:
- a CDS encoding integron integrase has translation MDIGVTLQKCDYIDKFLLSQKGLYIYFTPKTVDFSNLFKMVKPPKKLLDQVRDRIRLKHYSIRTERSYTSWIKRFILFHNKKHPKDMGVAEIEAFLTHLAVERKVAQSTQNQALNAIIFLYREILGIELKEPINAIRAKKPQRLPVVLTKAEVSKLIHTMSGTQKIIGMLLYGAGMQLMECIRLRVKDIDFEMNQIVVRQGKEDKDRITLLPEVVKEDLQQHLDRVQLLHDDDLAQGYGKVFMPHALERKFKNASCQWIWQYVFPSKSISKDPRTGIKRRPHIHASSFQRALKKAVRLTRIPKAVTSHAFRHSFATHLLEDGYDIRTVQELLGHKDVSTTMIYTHVMQKGAMAVKSPLDV, from the coding sequence GTGGATATCGGGGTAACGCTGCAAAAATGCGATTATATTGATAAATTCTTGCTTTCTCAAAAGGGCTTATATATATATTTTACACCCAAAACCGTTGATTTTTCAAATTTATTTAAAATGGTTAAGCCGCCTAAAAAACTGCTGGACCAGGTCCGTGACCGGATCCGGCTCAAGCACTATTCCATCCGCACCGAGCGCAGCTACACTTCCTGGATCAAACGGTTCATCCTGTTTCACAATAAAAAGCATCCCAAAGATATGGGTGTTGCTGAGATCGAAGCATTTCTGACCCACCTGGCTGTTGAAAGAAAAGTCGCCCAATCCACCCAGAACCAGGCCCTCAACGCCATCATTTTTCTTTACCGCGAAATCCTGGGCATCGAACTCAAAGAGCCGATCAATGCCATCCGCGCCAAAAAGCCGCAACGGCTGCCGGTGGTGTTAACAAAAGCGGAGGTTTCAAAGTTAATCCATACTATGTCGGGCACTCAGAAGATCATCGGCATGCTGCTTTACGGTGCCGGAATGCAGTTGATGGAATGCATTCGGTTGCGGGTCAAAGACATTGATTTTGAGATGAATCAAATTGTGGTGCGCCAGGGAAAAGAAGACAAGGACCGCATTACGCTGCTGCCCGAGGTTGTCAAAGAAGATCTGCAGCAGCATTTAGACCGTGTTCAACTATTGCACGACGATGACCTGGCACAGGGCTACGGCAAAGTGTTTATGCCCCATGCCCTGGAAAGAAAATTCAAAAATGCCAGCTGCCAGTGGATCTGGCAATATGTCTTTCCATCCAAGAGCATTTCAAAAGATCCGCGCACGGGAATCAAGCGCCGGCCGCACATCCACGCCAGCTCCTTTCAAAGGGCGCTCAAAAAAGCCGTTCGCCTGACCCGCATCCCCAAAGCGGTCACCAGCCATGCCTTTCGCCACAGCTTTGCCACCCATTTGCTTGAAGACGGCTACGATATCCGCACCGTCCAGGAACTGCTCGGGCATAAGGATGTCAGCACCACCATGATCTACACCCATGTGATGCAAAAGGGCGCTATGGCCGTGAAAAGCCCACTGGATGTTTAG